CTCCTCCCATCCGAAGACCCCATCAAATGCCACAACTCAGCAGCACCAAAGCCAGCCCTCCAAACATCACGCCTGCCATCCTCCAGCCAACCCACCGCGGGCCTGCCCACACCAGCCACCCAAAGCTGCCACTTCCCCATTTTttccttgagcccaacaaaaaaatttcttttgtaccatttgtcctctatgacaaaaatgccattttttttacccaattttctatacattttaccccaaaacataattattacaccctatattttacccctatttgccatattataattaattaaattattctaatcaatttaaattgattattttaatcatcatttttggATATAAATAAGGAATTAGGGGTGTCCATTGGAGGgaggaggttactataccataatttctacacattcaaaacctctcaattctcttcatcttcttcttctttttggttatttttctatgtatttttagaggaaattttgggggtttctcctccaaattttcctatttatgtttgtaatttttagtgtgtaatatctattctagttatgagtttctaatctttttaagattattaaggtgatgatgaaacaatttgtaactagatagtgtttattttgtatgttgatttcccatattgtgcaacaaagtttatggaattttcttcttcaaatgtcttctttcatcttaaatatcttgtattttggattgttagcacatttttacactttgttcttcattagtggataaacataatattctttgtgtaagatgtgtcattaaattgtacacatccatgcttagaacaaaaatattatgttttgtcttataaataatgttcattgatttatttgttatttcattagattgatttacactaaatgctttgaaattataattttgaaaagtgaagaaatatCTTATctttttggaagaaatttgtgcttaaaattataaatctatttagaaaatgatagtttgatttattttaactatcactaaaacttgggaatcaatgtatttataaatattattgaacttatattttgtggattctattatcttaataatctttcttttaccatcttcatttctattattaatttttatttatatatattgtcttttatttatttatatatatattgtctttaatttctatactattgtcttttattttatttttattgttacaaattctcatcaatctttggaactaggttagaatttattaattttggtttaaaatagttttcttttcaattttagacaactcctttgggttcgatctcgtgcttacatgaacactataAGGCGagttgcgagttataaatatttaaaacatacctgttttgggtccatcaccatATAAGGCGagttgtgggaaatgtcgattgtcaAGGGTATGAACtcaacaccactaatcgaggctcaccaaaagttgctAGATGATCTTTTGGTGGCCCATACCTCAGTGACTGACACCTGACATCTAACCCAGGTCTGAGGACCAAAATCCTAGACCTAAGAGATGGGAAAGTAAAGAGAGCCTCTCGGAACATGGCCTCATATAGAGACATCCTATCCTCGAGAAAAAGCCTTGAGGCGTgccctcacttggagacatccacgacttGGCTGGACCGGGTTTACTGCAAAAGTTCACAATCTAAGAACTTCATGAATTGTCgctaattactcctaattgccaCGTGTCGGGTGGCGAAAACACGGATAACACTTTTGATTCAATTATTTAACTAAGAATTTGTattgaaattaatattaaaatatatataataataattggatgaaaacaaaaaatatatatttataaacataTTACCAACTTAAGTTAACAAAGTTggttaattaatataaaaagatgTCTTAACAATAAAATTGTGACGGTTGCTTCTGACGCACCTCCATTAGCATACATTGTATAATACAATTTGAAATATCATTATCAAGAacttacaaaataaacaaagtaAAAAACTCAAAAGTATAAAAATGTATAGACAGTTATTCTCCCCATCCTTTTGAACCCACTTAGTATCCCCTCAAGAAAAAAATACCCCACCTACTAATTGTTCTGTAATGACTTGTAAGTTGTCTTTAAGATCCCAATAAGGCGCCCAGATTCTAGATCCCACAATAACATGagaaattatataaatttaatacgaaaatattaattaaaaaattaaaaattaccaTTTCAAACTATAGTTCGGGTAAAGACTGAATCTTGACGCTAGTATATTTTTGCTTTTTTTGATTCTCCTCATTGATCTTGGAGCATTCTGCGAAAATATTGTATTAGTGATTTGTTAAATTAACAAAGTTACATAAAAATGAAATCATTTTTGTAAATACTTTCACTTCAAGATATTCAAAATACTTGAATGCCTCTAGTCTTTTGCAAGTGATAACCACTTGAGCGGATGTTTCAGTTTTTAAATGCACCTTCAAATTGTTCTTCTACTCTTTCTAACGATCTACCCAATGTTAGACTAGTCACTTAGTAGTTATGTTAATGTTCTTAACTGTATTGGTGAAGTTAGTTATTCGTTTGTAAAAGTCTCTTTAGTTTCTGTTTTGTATCTTTTGACTCATATTGTAACTCTCGTTCTAATATAAATAATAGTGTTACTCAGCTCTACCATCAACTGGTTTTGAGCCATTTCTCTCATTGTATCTGAGTGTTCACATGGTATCAGGCCTTTGTCGATCCAAGATTCGAGAAACTTCCCAGTCTCTCACTTTCAAGAAACTTCCCAATCTCTCACTTTCTCTAGTGTTCAGTTCTTGTGCTTTCCCTCTCCTCCAGTGGCGATTCCATCCTCTGGTGATTACACCCCTCCTGCTCAATCTCCTGTTCAATCAACAATGGCACCATCCTCTTCATTCTCTGCTCTCACTGTCCAACAACGGCAATTTGTGACTTTATCCCAAGCTCTAAATCATGTGCTTTCGGTGAAACTTGAATGCACTAATTTTTTACTGTGGCATGCACGAATGGAGATTGTTCTTTTTGCAATGGAATTGAAAGCTTTCTTGATGGATTTGAAGCTACACCTCCTACTCATCTCGATGGTTCCATTGACTCCAATCCAGATTTTCTTGCCTGGTGACGGAAGGACAGACTCATCCTCAGTTGGTTGTACTCTTCCTTGACTCTTGAACTCAAGTCTCAGATCTTCGGCCACAATACTAGTGCAGTTGCTTAGGCTGCCTTAAGTCAAATCTACTCCTCCACATCAAATGCCAGAATTATGCAACTCAGGCTTCAACTTCAAAATATCAAGAAATGAGGGTCTTCAATGATTGACTATATTCTAAAAGTCAAGACCCTATCTGATCAACTTGCCACTACCTCTGAAAAAGTCTTTGATAGGGATCAGGTTTTGTATCTTCTTCCCGGGCTTAGTGCTGACTACAACTCTTTTATAGTGTCAATCACTTCTAAATCCAAAGGTGTtacttttgagcatgttaccaaCTTACTTCTTGCTCATGAATCTTGCTTGGAACAAcaactttatgttgatgaatCTACGCCAATTGTTGCTAATCTTGCTTATCGACCATACTCAAACTCTCATCGCCAACAATCTTGGAATCATTCTTCAAGGAAAAGTCATTTCTCCGGGCCATCATTCCACAATGCCCCAAAGAACAATTCTTCTGACCGAGGATCTTCCACTGGTTCAAGAGTTACTTGCCAACTCTGTCTTCGCCTAGGCCATACTGCATATCAATATTACAGAAGGTTTGATCCACATCTACCCCCACCCAATGCCTCAACCTCACTTCCTACACCACCCATCTCTCCCATGATTACAAAATTCCAACACAGTTGCCGATGATACATGGCTTCTTGACTCTGGAGCATTTCACCATCTTACCCTAATCCTCTGAATCTTGATAGTCAATCATCGTACTCTGGCAATGACTTCATAACTGTTGGTAATGGTCATTCTATCCCTATGTCTTCTATTGGTCACACTTAACTTCATACCTCTGCTCATTCTTTTAATTTACACAATGTTTATCATGTTCCTAAAATATCAGCTAATTTGCTTTCTGTTTCAAAATTTTGTTCTGATAATGTTGTCTTTATTGAATTTCATTCAAATCGTTACCAAATAAAGGACCTCCTCGCGAAGAAGTTGATTCATCAAGACTATCTTGATCATGGTTTATATATTCTTCAACCTGTTCAAGCACTCAAGGCTTCCTCTCCTTCACAACTCCACTCCACATGTCATACAACCTCTGTCAATGCTATACAAGCTTTTCATTCTATTATTACTTTTCGAAATGTAAAGTAGACCCCTGCAGCTATTTGGCATGCACGGCTTGGTCATGCTCACTCCAATATTGCATCACTACAATAAACCTTTTTCATACAATAAAGACCATCTTTGTCAATATTGTCAACTAGCAAAGAGTCATAGGCTTCCTTTTGCTTTATCTACATCTCATGCTTCACAACCATTACAACTAATACACACGGACCTATGGGGTCCAACACCTATACCAGTGTTGACGATAGAAACTCCTCaacgatatatggatggaaaactcaacgATTGTTACAAAAAACGTGTGGACTGAACTTAGgaagaaattaagaaagaaacatTCAGAACACAATGGATAAAAATctcatttatttctttattatctccttctacaatgaatttttccaaccccttcatTTGAGGGgttgaagcctatttatagatggacaCTAATGGCCTCTAATACAAGGTGTCGGTTGTCGGTACAGGGTCAGAGGTATGCAGGTCTTGTCACCACCTCTTGTACCGATTTGTACCATCACTACTTGTCGGGCACTGACATTGGAATTATGCTCTTGCCTCCGTCAGGGTCGTACACCTCGTGCTTGTTCACGTCCCCCATACATGAAAGTCCTTCTCCTATTTCCTTCTAATATCTTTCTAAGTGTTGTAAACACTTACTAGTTCTCCTTCTCTTTTTGGGAGGCTTGGGACATATGGTATGTGATGAGGCAATGAAGCCCTCATTACGTGTGGTCTTCCTCCATGCCCGACACCATGGCAACAAGGCCCTTTGCATATTTTCCATATAGTTGAAGTGTCTTTTGCTTATAGGGGGTGTCACCACAATATGAGCAAAACGCTTGGCTAGTTACACTATGTTATGCGCGAGGCATGCCTACTGGGCACGCGGGGCGCGAGATAGGGGTCTCGAGTGGTGCACCTACTGGGCGCGCAAGGCGCGAGAGGAGGCAGCTACGTGGTGTGCAAGGCGTGTCTGCTGGGCACGCGGGGCGCGAGACAAGGGTCTCGCGTGGTGCACCTACTGGGCGCGCGAGGCGCAAGTGGAGGCAGCTGTGTGGTGCGTGAGGTGCGAGTGGAGGCAGTTGCGTGGTACGTTAGGCGCGAGACAGAGGTTTTGCGTGGCACACCTActgggcgcgcgaggcgcgagTGGAGGCAGCTACGTGGTATGCGAGGCATGCCTGTTGGGTGTGCGAGGGACGAGACAAGGCATCGCGTGGCTAACGGGGTTTCGCGTGGCGAGGCTTCCCAATACGCGTCTAGGGGTGTAGGCACATGTACATACTTAGGCATTCACAGGACCTTAGCGCGAGATTTGGGTCTCTAACAATAATGGAGattttagcatccacacttgccccctagtctaggagagggcctttaggcgctctggtagactcttcgtTAGGGTGTCTTCAAAGCATTGGTGGCGATCCTTAGGACTCTTTTCAAGCTTAATTACTGCCAATCATCCTTCTATATAGATCCCAAAGGTGTCATTGTTGTACAAATGTTGGGCCTCAGGAAGAAACTTTAGGCACTCCTACCCAAAGTGCCAAAGAAACATTGTTCGGATAGGGTTTGCTCTCGGGTGGTGCTCTTAAGTTGTTACCTTGGGTACTTTACGCGTATCTAGTGCTTGTCAGATTTCAAGGGCTTTAGCCATTCTTTCTTGTAGCCCCTTCGTCTTATTGGCTTGTTCTTTTTTACCAACATATTGACTCGAGTAGGAAGTCTATCAGTGCTTGGCCGTCGATTGATACCCTTATGTATAAGCAATGTCGACAAAAGACCTACCTTTGGCCGGGGCTGAGAATGATCAGCTTGTTGCCAAGATTTGGGGACTTGAGAAACAGTTCGTTGAGGCCAAATACGAGACATGAGCGGTTGTAAAGAAGAACTCATCGCCGTCCAGGAGTAAGAAAATGACGGAAACTAAACTTCTTATATGGAACAAAATCCTGGCCCTGACTTTTCCTCATTTGGTGACCGCGAGGTTACTAAGGTTGCCAAGTGGAGTGCTCGCGATGGGATACCAAGAAATTTTCTTCTTCCTCATCTTTTGGTCCCATGTGTGGGCAGCTTCTTTATTATTACTTTGAGTTGGTTCTAATGGGTCTTGACTTAGCCTGGGAGGTTTTTCTGGATTTTGTGTTTTCGTCATGAGGTACTTTTAACAAGTTTCTCTACATCTTGTCCTTATCTTGTGACAGAGCATCATCATGTGCCTTTATGCACACAAGTCTCTTACTAGCACccctttattttgaaagggttccctttgggacctctcTACTGTGTGTGATTCGTGTCTATTGGTGTaccttgactacttgtaaggatatgttggccCTTTGGGctctcgctatccttttatacATTTTTACGCGCATATTTTATTtattgcgagaagcatccttctcgtcattaagcataatactatttttgcaagcgtcttctttgagaccctttttgcaagcatcttctttgagacctttttcataagctcttctttgagacccttttcataatCGTCTTCTCTGAGACCCATttcataagcgtcttctttgaggtGATCTTTCCTCGAGTCGAGACCCTAATAGGGAGATGGTCCTTGTGACACCTTGCGaacacctattttcaaggcccttttcCCTCGGTAAGGCAACTTAGTTGATCTAGACTTGGGGATCTCTTTGGGTTCCCCTTTTGTCTTCTACAAAGTAGTCCCTTTACAAGGTGGGTTTGTTCGTGAagaggtcacttttgagggacttttttatttttttagtaactataagggtagctagtccttatagattcaaatgttgtctcataaggttcaccgctctcacatatatgtattataagtACTTTTATATATTTGTATGCCTGTTTCGCACTTGGCCAAGCACCTATTGAGGTTCGTGAGGCTAGGCGCCTACTTTGCATATGGGTAAGTGCCTGTGGAGGTTCGCGAGGTTGGACACTTAATTTACGCAAGGCGAGATGTCTGTTGAGGCTCGCAAGGCTTGgtacctattttgcacatggctaggtgcatcTTGAGGTTGGGTCCAATACCTTGTAAGTGGTTTGTCGGATCTTTCTTGCCAAGTACTTTGTTTTTTGTTCTCTCTAATATGCTTTAACAACTCCATATCTCTGGAATCAGCTAGGCGACTcctttggatctttatgggggcCGATTGCGATGATTTGATGAATCCTACTAGCTTATTCTTTGAAGCCTTTTTGTAGTCCTCTTCTAATTTTCAACTTGATCAGCGACTCCTCTATCACGACGTTCCCTTCTACACAGAATCTTCAGTCATATTGGTAGAAGGATGATcagaggaaggttcgctttcttcaacatgcaagttcttatggccctcttacACACGTATATACTtatgtgctctttcgaagaagtcatctaagtttgtaacctctctcttgagcatgttaccccataacttgctttcTGGATGAACtctggctgtaatagccatcttgagctcctctTTAGTTGAACTTTccaactttgttgcttccatattgaacctatggatatagctcttcaaactttcattctcgccttgttttatgttagcgaggctagtaATTGGCATAGCGTAATCAC
The Humulus lupulus chromosome 6, drHumLupu1.1, whole genome shotgun sequence DNA segment above includes these coding regions:
- the LOC133785174 gene encoding uncharacterized protein LOC133785174, whose protein sequence is MIDYILKVKTLSDQLATTSEKVFDRDQVLYLLPGLSADYNSFIVSITSKSKGVTFEHVTNLLLAHESCLEQQLYVDESTPIVANLAYRPYSNSHRQQSWNHSSRKSHFSGPSFHNAPKNNSSDRGSSTGSRVTCQLCLRLGHTAYQYYRRFDPHLPPPNASTSLPTPPISPMITKFQHSCR